In a single window of the Antedon mediterranea chromosome 1, ecAntMedi1.1, whole genome shotgun sequence genome:
- the LOC140063555 gene encoding GTP-binding protein Rhes-like: protein MSYSPVVLESEMNIPAKNCFRLVVLGAPKVGKTAIVNRFLNGKYTEQYTPTIEDFHRKIYKIKGDVYRLDILDTSGNNPFPAMHRLSILTGDVFILAYSIDNRDTYHEVLRLRENIVDTFRANKGIKAVPMVIAGNKSDNTNREITAEEAKKAFSFKRCSFVETSAKKNLHIDTLFRHLFENARMPSEMSPSLHRKVSASSPPNLTPRNNQRALPMRRKISEACGVISPHARRPSLRSDLINMRNSVVREDEEDDDVEVNMVEPVAGGGGTQGKPKKKTGCTVQ from the exons ATGTCGTACAGTCCGGTCGTATTAGAGTCTGAAATGAACATTCCCGCCAAAAATTGTTTTCGTTTGGTAGTTCTTGGAGCACCAAAGGTTGGAAAGACAGCGATTGTCAATCGGTTCTTAAATGGAAAATATACAGAACAGTACACACCAACGATTGAGGATTTTCATcgtaaaatttacaaaatcaaaGGAGATGTATATCGTTTGGATATTCTTGATACTTCAGGGAATAACCCATTCCCTGCAATGCACAGGTTATCAATACTCACAG GTGACGTTTTTATCTTAGCGTACAGCATTGATAACCGGGACACGTATCACGAGGTATTACGCTTAAGGGAAAACATTGTTGATACATTTCGCGCCAATAAAGGCATTAAAGCCGTACCGATGGTTATAGCAGGCAACAAAAGTGATAATACAAATCGTGAAATAACAGCAGAAGAAGCTAAAAAGgcattttcatttaaaagatgTTCGTTTGTTGAAACGAGTGCTAAAAAGAACCTCCATATAGACACTTTATTCAGACACTTGTTTGAAAATGCGCGCATGCCGAGTGAGATGAGTCCGTCGTTACACCGAAAAGTTAGCGCGTCTAGTCCCCCGAATTTGACGCCTCGAAATAACCAAAGAGCTCTGCCAATGCGACGAAAGATCAGCGAAGCCTGTGGCGTCATTTCGCCTCATGCAAGACGTCCAAGTTTGCGTAGTGATTTAATAAATATGAGGAACAGCGTTGTCCGAGAGGACGAGGAGGACGATGACGTAGAAGTGAATATGGTTGAGCCAGTTGCCGGCGGCGGCGGTACTCAAGGAAAACCGAAAAAGAAGACCGGCTGCACTGTACAATGA